Proteins from one Candidatus Desulfovibrio trichonymphae genomic window:
- a CDS encoding aspartate carbamoyltransferase catalytic subunit codes for MNADNRYYWPHKDLLDVTQLSGMDTLHLLDLAASFQEINRRPLKKVPTLKGKTVVLFFVENSTRTKTSFDVAAKRLSADTYSLTKSGSSLNKGESLKDTALTLQAMGPDVIVMRHASSGAAAYLAKGLSCAVVNGGDGWHAHPTQALLDCFSLREAWEGRFAGRTLLILGDIAHSRVARSNVHLFSMLGTRVRLCAPRTLLPAGVENWPVEIFSDLSRAARNVDAVMCLRLQLERQQVRLLPDLAEYSRRYCLGSAHLAMAGTDVKVLHPGPLNRGLEIADDIADAPASLVLNQVAAGVSTRMAVLYLLATRRDGKPT; via the coding sequence ACGCCGACAATCGCTATTACTGGCCTCACAAGGATTTACTGGACGTGACCCAATTAAGCGGGATGGACACCCTGCATCTGCTTGATCTGGCCGCCAGTTTTCAGGAGATCAACCGCCGTCCGCTCAAAAAAGTACCGACGCTCAAGGGCAAAACAGTGGTGCTGTTTTTTGTGGAAAACAGCACACGTACCAAAACATCCTTTGATGTGGCCGCCAAGCGGCTCTCGGCCGACACGTATTCCCTGACAAAATCCGGTTCCAGTCTCAACAAGGGAGAAAGCCTCAAGGACACGGCACTGACCTTGCAGGCTATGGGGCCGGACGTGATTGTCATGCGTCACGCGAGCAGCGGCGCGGCCGCCTATTTGGCGAAGGGGCTCTCCTGCGCCGTTGTCAACGGCGGTGACGGCTGGCATGCCCACCCCACACAGGCCCTGCTCGACTGCTTCAGCCTGCGCGAGGCGTGGGAAGGCCGTTTTGCGGGCCGCACCTTGTTGATTTTAGGCGACATAGCCCACAGCCGCGTTGCCAGATCAAACGTGCATTTGTTCTCCATGCTTGGAACGCGCGTGCGCCTGTGCGCGCCCCGCACACTGCTGCCCGCCGGTGTGGAGAACTGGCCTGTGGAGATCTTTTCCGATCTTTCGCGCGCCGCGCGCAATGTGGACGCGGTGATGTGCCTGCGCCTGCAGCTGGAGCGCCAGCAGGTCAGGCTTTTGCCGGATCTGGCGGAGTATTCGCGGCGGTATTGTCTGGGATCTGCGCATCTTGCTATGGCCGGGACGGATGTCAAGGTGCTGCATCCGGGCCCGCTGAACAGAGGGCTCGAAATTGCCGATGACATTGCCGACGCGCCCGCAAGCCTTGTGCTCAATCAGGTGGCCGCCGGCGTGTCCACGCGTATGGCGGTGCTTTATCTGCTTGCGACGCGCAGAGACGGCAAACCGACATAA